Genomic DNA from Danio rerio strain Tuebingen ecotype United States chromosome 5, GRCz12tu, whole genome shotgun sequence:
aagaaaaaattcagattaatcttataacttctgacctcaactgtactgtatgtatgatttgacagctttattttgataaaaattgtaaaaaaaaatctaaagttacatttacatgaacactttacacttggctctgcgactgcatgttattgtgttgattttgaattaaaatgtgtgtgccaACGTATGCAACTCatggtataattttttatttattaaaatacaatattatactcatacaaaatgcaaaaaaaaaacatttttaacaaaacatatttatttatttatttgaaacttttagtaaggataatttcaaaaatagttttggcacaatggcgccccccccatgtgtggcgcccctatgcgccgcatatactgcataccccctttttgcgccactgacttggtctccttttctacattttatcttcATTCATTATTtgcttttcctttggcttagtaccCTTATTTAtcacaccaacttatccagcatatcttttacacagcgattgcccttccagccgcaacccagtaatgggaaacatccatacacactcatttacactaatatactacggccaatttcaggttattcaattcacctatagcggggGAAACAAACCGAAgcagcatccagaggaaacccacaccaaaacaaggagaacatgcaaactccacccagaaatgccaactgacccagccgggacttaaaccagcgacctacttgctgtgaggtgactacgctaaccactgagccaccatgttgccacattttatcttaatgcaaaataataataacatgtaaagcatcttgtaaaacatttgaaaatattttttagtgGGGGCCGCAGTGGGCAGTAtgactgcctcacagcaagaaggtcgctgattcgatcctcggctgggtcagttggcatttctgtgtggagtttgcatgttctccctgtgttggtgtgggtttcctctgagtgctccggtttcccccacaaggtgaattgggtgagctaaaattggccgtagtgtatgtatgtggttgagtgtgtgtgggtgtttcccagtgatgggttgcagctggaagagcaacacactcacatacacttcagccaatttagcttattcaattcacctatagcgtatgtctttggactgtgggggagcacccggaggaaacccacgcgaacatggggagagcatgcaaattccacacagaaacgccaactgatccagccgggactgaAACGAAAAacggcgaacgtgctacccactgcatcaccgtgCAGCCTATAGCAAACAATGTTATATATCATAGGTATAATTCTCTGTATTTATTTGGGAGCCCTCAGaattcctggggccctaagcggctgcttaccttaCTTACTGATTAAATTCACCACTGGTTACACATGACTGAGCTTGATCTCTCTCGAGGTTGAGCCTGGTTTCTcagtgttttttttccttcactttcgtcaattggtgaattttgttcctcgctgctgtcgccactATATCATTGGAAATGAAAGggcctgtttttatttctgtacactCACGATAACGACAAAAATaatttgcttttataaaataaagaaaggcTAGCTTACATACCTGCAGATGCTTCCTCAGGTTCGACATTGAAGCCTTTGATGTAGAAAGTGTTTTAACAGCTGGCAAACAAAGTTTGCACTGAACTGTTATATTTGTGCCCGTCTCTGAATTCAGggagaaattatttttaaacttcCAGCTATTAAATGCGTTTTTATCGGTCGCCATGGTAACAGCTCTCGGACTGATGATTTTAGCGCCAAAGAGCATTAACGTAACTGGTAGGTGTGGTGTGCTGCCTGCAAATTCAAACAGGTAAACCaatcaaaagcatcagaataGCACGGCTTTAATAAATGGTCTTAACAGTAGGcatcgtgcatatcaaaaacagaCAAAGCAACAGATTATTAATCAACATattccagatttttaaagaatattttttagatgtaaccccatttgtaatttttaacatttacaaaagtaactgtaatttaattatatatttttttccagtaactgtaactaattactgttacttttattttgtagttaAATTACGTAACgccgttacatgtaactagtcactggccactggcttgcttgcttggtttgggacttgagCTGCACATTAATagatttactcttcagtgtttggacttccagcagtgaaaataaaaccacactgaactaaactaaacagaacttcaactctgaaaactggactgacaccgttTCAGTTAACTAGAACATCTGtgttgagctgctttgacacaatctacattgtaaaagcactatagaaataaagataaactaaaaaagaaatcggtttgtgttgggacaacatgaaggaattgggtggaacccagcatttttaacacTGTAATAAACCCTTTAAGTTTAATGAAACTGTTTGACATGAACATATTCAATACTATAATTCAGTTTCTCAGAGGATTATTAAGATCAGAGCACTCAGCAGTGGAAACACAGCAATACACGAAGACCAGAGCAGCTTAACTGATGCCAAACTCTGAAGCTCCACACAGACCACAACACACGCGACGGTCAGCTGAGTAAAGGCCcagtttacacacacatacagccgtTTCCTCCACAGGGAGTTAAGCTTCGGGTGCAAGAAGCGATGCAGTTTGTAGTCCGCCTGCACAGTGACGGCCCAAATGAGGAAACCTAGAATCTGCCCAGGGTGAAGACCGTGCCACAGTGCAGAAAACCCAAAAGTCATGAACAGTGGAGATCTGCTGGTCCTGTTGAAGACTATTTTTCGAAGCCAATCCACCGTGGTTTGGTTCCACTTTCGCGCAAAAACCGAAGGACGACTGGATGCTTCAGTCACCAGTACACTCCCATCAGAAAGACCGTCCCATGATGTTTGTCCACTGTGTTTGTGTAAATAGACACCAAATCCTGCAGCATTATTAACACACTCGCTCATCTTCCAGTGTGCATAGTAATTCAGCCTGAGTGTCAGCGAAAAGATCCAAATCCACAATACATCAAGACAAACACTGTCGATGTTAAACGTGGCAGATTTCAAAAGCTCACTGAAAAGCTGTTTAATCCACACCAAAACTATAACTTGTGATATCTTTGAAGTGAGATTTCCTAAATATGAAGACATGCTGGTGTGTTGACGCTCGACAGACTGAACAAAAGCATTGAAACTGCAAAGTGGACCTCCAAGAAGGGCAGGGAAATAAAGCGAGTAGGTTAGGAATGGAATAAGGATTGACTGATTGGAGATCGTCCCCTCTTGGAAATCGAGTGATAGAGAGGAAATCCTCTGGGTCATCAACATGAGTGCAGATATGGCCAGTATAAGCCTGTTTGGAATAAAACGAGAGCTCAGGGTGGAATACAATTGGATGTTTTCATTTAGGGATGCAAACagactgcagaaacactttgattgacattctccctttgttcgTGTCATCAGAGGAAGAAAgctccgcccattagtgaccatttCAACCTCATTAGTATAGGACGTTAGTCTCACTTttgaatctgccattatgctgacacataggcattgtagctccgcccttatctcacaatctcatttgaatttaaagctacagtcaccaaagtggcacaattaggatcaaagcctaagaGGGGCAGTGTCAAAGAGGtatgaaacattatttgtgtggtattttgagctgaaacttcacattcaTACTCTAGGGACACCAGAGACTTGCTAAAATGGgcataacaggtcccctttaCAGAACATccgaaaagtattcatagtgcttcactttttccacatttgtttatgttacagccataATGACACTGTGAaataattgcaaatttattcaaaataaaaaacctaaaaaatcacatgtacatcagtattcacagcctttgctcaatactttgttgatgcgtctttggcagcaattacagcctcaagtctttttgaatttgatgccacaagcttggcacacctgcctTTGGGAATTTttacccattcctctttgcagcacctctcaagcttCATCAGGTTGGAttggaagcgacagtgtacagccgtTTGTGTACAGccgttttcagatctctccagagatgttcaataggattaagttctgggctctggctgggccactcaaggacattcaccaagttgttgtgaatatTTTAGCGGTGTGCTattggtcattgtcctgctggaagatgagccgttgccccagtctgaggtcaagagcactctgaagcaggttttcattcaggatgtctctgtacattgctgcattcatctttccctctatcctgactagtcttccagtttctgctgctgaaaacatccccacagcatgatgctgccaccaccatgcttcactgtaggatgGGTATTAACCTGGTTATGAGCGGTGCCTGGATTTCTCCAAACACAACGCCTGACATTCACTCTTAAGAGTTCAATTTTTattgaatttagtttcttatggtctgagagtccttcacatatcttttggcaaattccagacagggagtggcttccgtctggccacttaaccatacaggcctgattggtggactgctgcacagatggttgtccttctgaaaaggttctcctctcttcacagaagaacACTGTAGCTCAGACAGAGTGGTTATTGGTCATCGGGTTATTGATAACATACCTGACTAAGCCTCTTTTTcccagcttagatggccggccagctctaggaagagtcctggtggttccaaacatcttccacaaatggatgatggaggccgctgtgctcattggaacgttcagagcagcagaatttttctgtaatcttccccagccttgtgcctcgagacaatcctgtctctgaggtcaacagacaattcctttgtcttcatgcttggtttgtgctttggcatgcactgtcaaccctgggaccttatatagacaggtgtatgccttttcaaatcatgtccaatcaactgaattaaccacaggtgaactctaattaagctgctgaaacatctcaagaatgatcagtggaaacagaacgtacctgagctcaatttagagcttcacagcaaaggctgtcaataattctgtacatgtgatttttcagcttttttatttttaataaatttgcaacaatttcaaaaactctttttttcacattgtcaatatggggtattgtgtgtgcagttttggggaaataaatgaattgaataaattttggaataaagctgcaacattaaaaaatgtggaaaaagcgaAGCGCTATTggatactttccggatgcactgtaatgGACCTAACACGGTTCATACCTTGAGTCTGGTGCCTCTTGAAGCCAGTATATCTGGTACTGGACGTACAAATGCCAGCAGGTTTGCCAAAACATCTGCAGTCCCAGAATCCACCGATGAAGATGCATTGGATGTATATAGTGGATCAGTAACAGCAGTTTAATAGCACTCAGGAACAGCAGTGAGCTATATGGACCCATTGTTGCAATAGCCAGCATGAATCCTCCCATCGCCAAATAGACATACCTTACAAGAgatgaattaatttttttcagtagGTGACCTAAATATGTTCTGACAAAGAACAATGGATTTATCATTACTGTACCTGTTGATTATCGAGAGATGTCCTTGACTGGATAAGCAATGAAACAGAAATGCAAATGGTATGTTGACAAACTGGTAAAACAGCTGAGGGTGTCCATCAGAAGAAATCCAAAGGAGATCTATCATTGTGTTAAAGCCTTCACAATCATGTGTGAGAGGAAAATGTGAGATGTGACAAATATATAGACTTTTTTTGTTTGATCTGCAGAGAGATTTATCCTTCTGGATTCCAGACGTGTGTAGAGAGACAGACATTTAGTCAGTGATTATGTGCTAAATGGAGTCTATTAGAGTGCCAACCGGGTTATAGGTAAACAGATCTTAAGAATCTTAAGAAAACACCTACAACGCATGGATGGAAAAATATTTGCATTTGATTCCTTTCTGTGACCAGAGCTGCGCTGTAAATAATTATTTGGCAACAAGTCTcacactcagaaataaatgtacaaaagctCTCATTAGGGTAGTACCTTTTACACTTTTGTAGcttacacactgcaaaaaaaatgtgtttcttacttagattttttgtcctgtttctagtccaattatctaaaaattcctaaatcaaaaagcattttctagataggaaaaacaaatagggccctatcatacacccggcgcaatgcggcaCAAGGCGCAACACaactgttgtttgctagtttcagctcgtcGCAAGAGtagttttgacgttttgcagcacgctgtttaaatagcaaatgcatttgcactcaaatATGCGCCcgtgggtgttctggtctaaaaaggaaggcgtctTGAGGTGTATTGCTGGCACTGTGCTATTTTAAGAATCTATAATAGActgttctatagaccagaacaaagccgatctattgtccagcgcagagcgtgttgtgcgcctcgcttgaacattgcttaatacagacaggatgtagagcaatatgcaaatatctttacatatggaaaaataatttaaatattaaggatatatataggatgtaatgaggatatatataggatataaatatagaagattaaaatattacaaaacattttctaGCCCacgtaaatataaaaaccatacatgccttcttcatctgtgtctttttcagtttattcataacaatttgcttttgtataatgttattattattattagcagtattatttattacatgcatatttatatttgttttattaaaaacaagcttagatttgcccacttgtcaggttttagaccatggggcacagcatgtgtatttggaaataactcagtttttaGACCACACtacgttattattgttcatttattcgtttgctggaaattagaactgaatttagtaatagttttgaaacaaatctttgcgcttaacaaacgaaattaattatttatagggtaATGGATGTCTGTGCCTACAAGAAGTATGTGAAGGTGAAGgtgaggcccccctgcagggatcactgacggggccccctgatgaaggagGGGGGAGACAACGCGGGGAAtcgatcacaaattgaggagcggggaagggaggcggggtggagcgacaacgcgtgaagccttcacaaactgaggagctatcacaaaccgaaagcggcgagagcgtcaaagtagccagaagtcattcattttcaatgagaaccggcggcgagtaacagcgcggcgcgtcttctctGGTGTGAGCGCCGAGGacagttgaaatcaagtcaactttatggtatgagctatgacccggttcggcggcaagcaatcagaatgaagtagtccaccgcttgagaggagttcagagaacaaagacctgtgaactttggttccgaccacagttgttcccaagagtttaattattgcggttgccggattttcaattattgaaaatcgcgacgacgcagggctccctaatcacgcggggccaaccccgcggtgcgtgccctgcgggcccatcCACTACGCCACtggtaaatagcaaatgcgctatggggcaacgcaactgactcttaaagcaaatgggagatgagactctgattggtttattctcaaaacacacctataactcattaagaaaataagctcaactctgttagaccatgcgccatggcgcgaaGCAGATTTTTCGtccttaaaatggtaaaaaatggattctgacaccccctaatgcttttgcgccctgcactttgcacatggatcgtcaaaatagagcccatagtctcgttttaagaaataatatgccaaaataaagtgtttttcctgaaaacaagcaaaataatcagccaatggaGTAAGAAAAGTAAGAAAATCTTTTTTGCCTTACAGGAACATTGTTGTGCCTTTTTGTACCTTTACTGTACTATGACgtacacatttatttatcagtatactacctcccaatatgtcactgtcactttatcacaattatcatgtttacaagttcTTTGTGCACTATACAGttttttatctgcacaactctggtttactttgcactcattgctatatgcccttaatgtcactgtattgtttacaatttttattacatatgtatattttttagaccacatttatgtgcaatgtatatactgtaaattttctttttttcttaaactctactattttttatatatatattttttattaatgttaagcaccttgggtctgagagtaacgcaatttcgattctctgtatgtcttgtacatgtggctgaattgacaataaagctgactttgactttgactttataCTTTTTAGGTATAAATATGTACCTTTATGATACAAATGTGGACTTGATGGGTATAAaagtgtatcttttaaaaaggtactaccCCAATGAcaacacttatgactggtttctTTGTGTAGTATTGCATTTATTTCAATCTGAATATACTACAgcccagtgtttctcaaccacgttcctgcaGGACCACCACCACAGCATGTATTAGATGTCCCCTTTGTCTGTCAcatccattacaggtctttcagtctctgctaatgagctgatggtcTGAataaggtgtgtttggttaaggagacaaggaatatgtgcagagctggtggtccttcaggaacgtgctgagaaacactgctataggCTATAACTTTACCTGATTCAGCTCCATTCAGAAATGTGATTGCTCTACAATTAACGTCATTGAGCGCTGAAAAATATCTATGAAACATGTCTAAACATATGGAGGAAATAACAACTTTAAAGATTTTCTTAATATTTGGATTTTTCTCAGATATTTTCAATCAGTtttatctcagccaaatattgtccaacAAACCCTACatcaatagaaagcttatttattcagctttctgaTGTATACATCTCAACCAAAAATGTCCCTCAGGGGTCATGACtgggttttttgtttgttaaggtAATGTTGGTTTAAAATTCACACAATGCAACTTTCTCATTGATAATCTTTTCTCAGAAGAGTATTCTTTGCAAAATCTAAATAGGGAAACCAtaatagcagccaatgactatcaaagtacatggtttccagtcaattaaatagtgctaacgctgttttaaagtcatacttacatgctatttcagacccaatattcaaagtagcttTGTAAACAAGTTAAAGAAGTCACAGTTCAAAAAGGAACAaatatgcgaatataaaaccaactttaccccaatgtTTACTGTAATTTCACTCTGACTAGGCTATAACTCTACCGGATTCATCTCCATTCAGAAATCTGGTTGCATCACAATTAACGTCACCTGATAAAACAAAATCTATATAACATGTACAGACCAAAGGAGGATATAACAACTTTAAagaagattttctcaatatttagatgttTCTCTGACATTTTCAATCAGTtttatctcagccaaatattgtccaaaAACCCCTACATCAgtagaaagcttatttattcaggttTTTGATGTATGAATCTCAGCTAAATTTCTCTCATGACTGGGTTCTTTGTttgttgaggtaaagttggttttaaaatCACACATTTTGACTTTATCATCAATTATATAATCTCAGAAAAGCATTCTTTGCGAAATCTAAACAGTgaaatcacattagcagccaatgacaatCAAAGTACATTGTTTACAGtctattaaatagtgctaatgttatttttaaattattacatgctatttcagacccaaTACTCAAAGTAGCTaagtaaacaatacaaaaatagttGTCACAGTTCAAAAATGAACTAATATACGAATatataaccaactttacctcatgtTTACTGTAATTTCACTCTAACTTACTTGGCTAACTTTACCTGATTAAAGGTAAAGGTAGCtcatctcagccaaatattatCCAACAACCCCTACATCAGTAGAAATCTTATTTATTCAGGTTTTTCATGTATGAATCTCAGCTAAATTTCTCTCATGACTGGGTTCTGTttgttgaggtaaagttggttttaaaatCACACATTTTGACTTTGTCATCAATTATATAATCTCATAAAAGCATTCTTTGCGAAATCTAAACAGTgaaatcacattagcagccaatgactatcaaagtacattgtTTACAGTCTATTAAATAGTGctagtgttatttttaaattattacatgctatttcagacccaaTACTTAAAGTAGCTaagtaaacaatacaaaaaatagtTGTCACAGTTCAAAAATGAACTAATATACGAATatataaccaactttacctcatgtTTACTGTAATTTCACTCTGACTAACTTACTTGGCTAACTTTACCTGATTAATCTCCATTCGGAAATGTGGTTGCTCCACAATTAGCGTCAGTCACctgataaaaaaatctatataacaTGTACAGACATATGGAGGATATAACGAGCAGATACCAACTATGTTGAGTAATAAAGAAAGTGAACGAGTCGTTATATTTTCTGTGGAAGCGGAGCGCGCGCGCGGGGCTTGTCTCTGCGTCAGAGAGAGTTCCCTTATCGATTGGCTGCTCCTTGTGCAACGAGGAGGCGTATAAAGTAGGCTTTTGAGGAATTTCACAGACATTTAGCGGGTTTCACGGCGTGGAGGCTGGCTGAAACACTCTCCCCGTACATTTCTAGTCAATTTCTAAGTCAAGAACATGCAGAGCTGCGCTAAATCCTGGCGTGTTGTCATCAGCAGGTCGGTGTCCGCCCGCGTGCCGTACAGCAATATCAGCAGAAAAGGGGACGTTTTTAACAAACTTAAAGCCACAACTGGAGATGTGTCTGCAAATGTGCGCTGTTTGGCCACCTCGCAAGTTTTGTGGTCCAGGAAGATTGAACGAATTCTGCCCAGGCACGATGAGTTTTCCGAGAGACATATTGGACCGGGCGACAAAGAGAAAAGAGAGATGCTCAACACTCTCGGAGTTGAGGTAAgagctgtttgtttacttgatgttaatacacaatatttatttaaaatgcttaaaaagtcagtgttttaaactttaaaaacgtGCAAACAATTGATTgtgtgctgctgctgttgttgatattgctgataataataattatggtaaaataaataagctaaagtatgattatatatgtttttttctggTTATTTCAGTCAGTCTCTCAGCTTATAGAAAACACAATTCCCGCATCCATCCGCCTGGGAAGAAGTTTGAAAATGGACGATCCAGTGTGTAAGTTTCTCCTCTCGGAAGCGGCAGAATGAGGAAACACGTGTCGTTTGTTGTTGTGTGAATTCATCATTTATTTGCATTGACTGTGTGAAGGAAAGACGCAGGATTAAATCTcccacatttttatatatttaaaaaaaagcatcccTCGTGTTAAATTATAACCTAACGCAAACATCCATCCCATCGCGCTTTTTCCAtcaaatttacatatttttattactaaatatttCGTATTCGGATTTTCTGATGAACCAGACTCCAACAAAGGAGTCCATCTGAGCGAGGAATGTAGGTTACACGCTCTTTGTGTGCCAATAGACCTTACTGGAGTGTTTTCCACCGTTAAGTCTTCCTTTGAACATATTAGGAGTTGTTTTTGCGGAGCCCGGCGAGCAGCACCAATCTCCTGCCGCCCTCAGCCGATGCCAATAGGATGACAATTAGAGTGTAAAGTTCAGCGTCACACGGCCAGTTTGATCTGGTTAGCAGTAGCATTACATCACGCGAGAGCCTCTAACATAcaagttttgtttaataattgaCATTAAATAGGCATTAAAGAACATTATACATGAGTTGCACTTGCATATATAACGTCTAATAATGATTTCATATGAATTTACGATAAAAATCATGACATATTGTGTGAATAAACACGTTTTAATGTGAATTTACATTCATATAATTTAAATCACCAGTTTGTTTGTGGGTTAGCACATTTATGCATgtgaaaaaaagtcattttgaaAAACTATATCcatttgaatgtgttttttatgtattttgtctTAAATTGCATACGTCATCAACTCTGAGGTTGTGGCAGGAGTCAGAGTTTTTGCATTCTAATTTTAATTTCTGaacatgcaaaaataaaacagactCGTAAATGGATGGACAATTTGATATTTGAATAGAATTTtcaagttgtttttatttattattatcttactgtattaaaatgtatattctaGTTACAGAGGTTTGACAAATAGCAAGACTCAGTGAGTTTAACACATTTATGGATGTGCAAAAAGTCATTTAGAAAACCTATATGCTAATCAAAtacattagatttttaaaattacttaatttactCTGAGATTTATGCATGTGCACAGAAGTAATTTAGAAAACCATTACTAACCATATACAAAccaaatgcatatatatatatatatatatatatatatatatatatatatatatatatatatatatatatatatatatatatatatatatatatatatatatatatatatatatatatatataaattattattttattgtattaaaatgcaAAGTCTAGTTACTGAGATTTGCTGAATGGAAACCATATGCTTACTATAtgcattagatttttttatattataatcttACTGTATTAAGATGCATATTCTAGTTACTCTGAGGTTAATGGCAGGAGTCAGTGAGCTTAACACATTTatatatgtgcaaaaaaaaaataaaaaaaaaactatatgctAACTAAATGCATttgagtttattattattgttattatcttactgtattaaaatgcatAGTCTACTTACTCTGAGGTTCTAGTTACTGATGGTTGTTAAATGGCAGGAGTCAGTGAGTTTAACACATTCATATACAAGTAAATAGTCATTTAAAAAACTTata
This window encodes:
- the mboat4 gene encoding ghrelin O-acyltransferase isoform X3, whose translation is MIDLLWISSDGHPQLFYQFVNIPFAFLFHCLSSQGHLSIINRYVYLAMGGFMLAIATMGPYSSLLFLSAIKLLLLIHYIHPMHLHRWILGLQMFWQTCWHLYVQYQIYWLQEAPDSRLILAISALMLMTQRISSLSLDFQEGTISNQSILIPFLTYSLYFPALLGGPLCSFNAFVQSVERQHTSMSSYLGNLTSKISQVIVLVWIKQLFSELLKSATFNIDSVCLDVLWIWIFSLTLRLNYYAHWKMSECVNNAAGFGVYLHKHSGQTSWDGLSDGSVLVTEASSRPSVFARKWNQTTVDWLRKIVFNRTSRSPLFMTFGFSALWHGLHPGQILGFLIWAVTVQADYKLHRFLHPKLNSLWRKRLYVCVNWAFTQLTVACVVVCVELQSLASVKLLWSSCIAVFPLLSALILIIL
- the mboat4 gene encoding ghrelin O-acyltransferase (The RefSeq protein has 8 substitutions compared to this genomic sequence); translation: MIDLLWISSDGHPQLFYQFINIPFAFLFHCLSSQGHLSIINRYVYLAMGGFMLAIATMGPYSSLLFLSAIKLLLLIHYIHPMHLHRWILGLQMCWQTCWHLYVQYQIYWLQEAPDSRLLLAISALMLMTQRISSLSLDFQEGTISNQSILIPFLTYSLYFPALLGGPLCSFNAFVQSVERQHTSMTSYLGNLTSKISQVIVLVWIKQLFSELLKSATFNIDSVCLDVLWIWIFSLTLRLNYYAHWKMSECVNNAAGLGVYFHKHSGQTSWDELSDGSVLVTEASSRPSVFARKWNQTTVDWLRKIVFNRTSRSPLFMTFGFSALWHGLHPGQILGFLIWAVTVQADYKLHRFSHPKLNSLWRKRLYVCVNWAFTQLTVACVVVCVELQSLASVKLLWSSCIAVFPLLSALILIIL
- the mboat4 gene encoding ghrelin O-acyltransferase isoform X1: MEINQVKLANQGHLSIINRYVYLAMGGFMLAIATMGPYSSLLFLSAIKLLLLIHYIHPMHLHRWILGLQMFWQTCWHLYVQYQIYWLQEAPDSRLILAISALMLMTQRISSLSLDFQEGTISNQSILIPFLTYSLYFPALLGGPLCSFNAFVQSVERQHTSMSSYLGNLTSKISQVIVLVWIKQLFSELLKSATFNIDSVCLDVLWIWIFSLTLRLNYYAHWKMSECVNNAAGFGVYLHKHSGQTSWDGLSDGSVLVTEASSRPSVFARKWNQTTVDWLRKIVFNRTSRSPLFMTFGFSALWHGLHPGQILGFLIWAVTVQADYKLHRFLHPKLNSLWRKRLYVCVNWAFTQLTVACVVVCVELQSLASVKLLWSSCIAVFPLLSALILIIL
- the mboat4 gene encoding ghrelin O-acyltransferase isoform X2, whose protein sequence is MGGFMLAIATMGPYSSLLFLSAIKLLLLIHYIHPMHLHRWILGLQMFWQTCWHLYVQYQIYWLQEAPDSRLILAISALMLMTQRISSLSLDFQEGTISNQSILIPFLTYSLYFPALLGGPLCSFNAFVQSVERQHTSMSSYLGNLTSKISQVIVLVWIKQLFSELLKSATFNIDSVCLDVLWIWIFSLTLRLNYYAHWKMSECVNNAAGFGVYLHKHSGQTSWDGLSDGSVLVTEASSRPSVFARKWNQTTVDWLRKIVFNRTSRSPLFMTFGFSALWHGLHPGQILGFLIWAVTVQADYKLHRFLHPKLNSLWRKRLYVCVNWAFTQLTVACVVVCVELQSLASVKLLWSSCIAVFPLLSALILIIL